Proteins from one Acomys russatus chromosome 12, mAcoRus1.1, whole genome shotgun sequence genomic window:
- the Tnp1 gene encoding spermatid nuclear transition protein 1, whose protein sequence is MSTSRKLKSHGLRRGKNRAPHKGVKRGGSKRKYRKSSLKSRKRGDDASRNYRAQV, encoded by the exons ATGTCGACCAGCCGCAAGCTAAAGAGTCATGGCCTGAGGAGAGGCAAGAACCGAGCTCCTCACAAGGGTGTCAAGAGGGGTGGCAGCAAGAGAAAATACCGGAAGAGCAGCCTGAAGAGTAGGAAACGAGGCGATGACG CAAGTCGCAACTACCGAGCCCAAGTGTGA